The following proteins are co-located in the Komagataeibacter sp. FNDCF1 genome:
- the folD gene encoding bifunctional methylenetetrahydrofolate dehydrogenase/methenyltetrahydrofolate cyclohydrolase FolD has protein sequence MTGSAVSDAHGSSGARLIDGKGFALRLTQDIKTEVHAFYERHRITPGLAVVLVGNDPASEVYVRNKALQTHRAGMRSFMHMLPATTSQEELLNLIARLNVDPQIHGILVQLPLPGDLDPVAVTNAITPEKDVDGLGVVNAGRLALGLPGIVPCTPLGCLLLLRHYVGELRGKDAVVIGASNLVGRPMAELLLQEGCTVTVAHIDTRDTAAHARLADIVVVATGVRELVRKDWIKPGATVIDVGISRVQLPNGKTRLVGDVKFDEVAPHAGLITPVPGGVGPMTIACLLRNTLDAARMIVEGKTR, from the coding sequence ATGACCGGTTCCGCAGTATCCGATGCACATGGATCATCTGGCGCACGTCTGATTGATGGCAAGGGATTCGCCTTGCGCCTGACGCAGGATATCAAGACCGAGGTCCATGCCTTTTATGAACGCCACCGCATTACCCCGGGCCTGGCCGTGGTGCTGGTGGGCAATGATCCTGCCAGCGAGGTCTATGTACGCAACAAGGCGCTCCAGACCCACCGCGCGGGGATGCGTTCGTTCATGCACATGCTGCCTGCCACCACATCGCAGGAGGAACTGCTCAACCTGATCGCCCGGCTGAATGTTGATCCCCAGATCCATGGCATCCTCGTGCAGCTGCCGCTGCCGGGCGATCTTGACCCGGTTGCGGTGACCAACGCCATCACGCCGGAAAAGGATGTGGACGGGCTGGGCGTGGTCAATGCGGGCAGGCTGGCGCTGGGGCTGCCCGGCATCGTGCCCTGCACCCCGCTGGGCTGCCTGCTCCTGCTGCGCCATTATGTAGGTGAACTGCGTGGCAAGGACGCGGTGGTGATCGGGGCGTCCAACCTTGTCGGCCGCCCCATGGCCGAACTGCTGCTGCAGGAAGGCTGCACCGTGACCGTGGCGCATATCGACACGCGCGATACGGCGGCCCATGCCCGTCTGGCTGATATCGTCGTGGTGGCGACGGGTGTGCGGGAACTCGTGCGGAAGGACTGGATCAAGCCGGGTGCGACCGTGATCGATGTCGGTATTTCCCGCGTGCAGCTGCCCAACGGCAAGACGCGACTGGTGGGGGACGTGAAATTCGATGAGGTCGCCCCCCATGCAGGCCTGATCACGCCAGTGCCGGGGGGCGTCGGGCCGATGACCATTGCCTGCCTGCTGCGCAATACCCTGGATGCGGCCCGGATGATCGTGGAAGGAAAGACGCGTTGA
- a CDS encoding Do family serine endopeptidase translates to MLRDAMSDVLRSNTHSPRRFRSRLLASLVVGTVAGGCLLAGTPARADESGVIHPDTQIQQLPNFVHLVKQVKPAVVSITARIKDPDMGEDGGSGGMPGGFPFPFPFQMMPQQAHHTVEARGSGFVISPDGYVVTNNHVVKGATKVTVTLDDGTALPAKIVGRDSKTDIALLKVSPSGKLRFIELGDSDKVEPGEWVVAVGNPYGLGGTVTAGIVSARGRDIGDGPYDSFIQVDAPINRGNSGGPLFTQDGKVVGVNTAILSPSGGSIGIGFAIPSDTVKNIVEQLEKTGHVTRGYLGVTAQAITPSMASALGMKPSATGVPATGALVASVSSGSPAEKAGLKAGDVVTELNGQPVDTPHTLAVKVATIVPGTKATVSYLRNNKPQTATVLISTLGKGGTADGTVGDTSHDADKGPRLGVTLAPLTPDLRQQLGLEESVRGVVVSDVQPGSSAEQAGIHAGDVIQAVGDVPVENPRATVSAIRQALQANHSVLLRVVRNGQSVFVAVSPGSDDADTGAQDEDDQ, encoded by the coding sequence ATGCTCAGGGATGCCATGTCAGACGTATTGCGGTCGAACACCCATTCTCCCCGCCGGTTTCGCAGCCGGTTGCTGGCTTCACTGGTCGTCGGCACGGTCGCGGGTGGCTGCCTGCTGGCAGGCACCCCGGCGCGGGCGGATGAGAGCGGGGTCATCCACCCTGATACCCAGATCCAGCAACTGCCGAATTTCGTCCATCTGGTAAAGCAGGTCAAACCCGCCGTGGTCTCCATCACCGCGCGCATCAAGGACCCCGACATGGGCGAGGATGGCGGCTCCGGTGGCATGCCCGGCGGCTTCCCGTTCCCGTTTCCCTTCCAGATGATGCCGCAGCAGGCACACCATACGGTGGAAGCGCGCGGGTCCGGTTTTGTCATCTCGCCCGATGGCTACGTCGTGACCAACAACCATGTGGTCAAGGGCGCGACCAAGGTAACCGTGACACTTGATGACGGCACCGCACTGCCCGCCAAGATCGTGGGCCGCGATTCCAAGACCGACATCGCCCTGCTCAAGGTCTCGCCCTCGGGCAAGCTGCGCTTCATCGAACTGGGCGATTCGGACAAGGTCGAACCGGGTGAATGGGTGGTTGCCGTGGGCAACCCCTACGGGCTGGGCGGCACGGTCACGGCGGGCATCGTATCCGCCCGCGGGCGCGATATCGGTGATGGTCCGTATGATTCCTTCATCCAGGTCGATGCCCCCATCAACCGTGGCAACTCGGGCGGTCCGCTGTTTACGCAGGATGGCAAGGTGGTGGGTGTGAACACCGCCATCCTGTCCCCCTCCGGCGGGTCGATCGGCATCGGCTTCGCCATTCCGTCCGATACGGTCAAGAACATTGTCGAGCAGCTTGAAAAGACCGGCCATGTCACGCGCGGCTACCTTGGCGTAACCGCCCAGGCCATCACGCCATCCATGGCCAGCGCGCTTGGCATGAAGCCCTCGGCCACGGGCGTCCCGGCAACAGGCGCGCTGGTGGCCAGCGTCAGTTCCGGCAGCCCGGCGGAAAAGGCGGGGCTGAAGGCGGGTGACGTCGTGACCGAGCTGAACGGCCAGCCGGTCGATACCCCGCATACGCTGGCGGTCAAGGTCGCCACCATCGTGCCGGGCACGAAGGCGACCGTCTCCTACCTGCGCAACAACAAGCCGCAGACGGCCACCGTGCTGATCTCCACCCTTGGCAAGGGGGGGACGGCCGATGGCACGGTGGGCGATACGTCCCATGATGCGGACAAGGGCCCCAGACTGGGTGTGACCTTGGCACCGCTGACCCCCGACCTGCGCCAGCAGCTGGGTCTGGAGGAGAGCGTGCGCGGCGTGGTAGTGAGCGATGTGCAGCCCGGCTCCTCCGCCGAGCAGGCCGGCATTCATGCAGGTGACGTGATCCAGGCGGTGGGTGACGTGCCGGTTGAAAATCCGCGCGCCACCGTTTCCGCCATCCGGCAGGCACTGCAGGCCAACCATTCCGTGCTGCTCCGCGTCGTGCGCAACGGGCAGAGCGTGTTCGTGGCGGTCAGCCCCGGTTCGGATGATGCCGATACCGGCGCGCAGGACGAAGACGACCAGTAA
- a CDS encoding methylenetetrahydrofolate reductase → MNQATAQGKQAPGLTAVELIPRDAQTLLRDARDVSQLFPDARIINIPDLLRFPLRSWEAARLLRPVFRRVIPHVRAIDIGPDMPLPGADDPDLHEVLVVRGDPPTDLRHRTYPNTSESVIARYRREAPHLRVYAAFDPYRRAPYEEMQAVARKKEAGAAGFFTQPVFDMRMLDLCMNWLEGEDVFWGISPVIGPKSRSYWETTNHILFPNDFEPTLEANVAFARQMLDTVARAGGNTYIMPLRINLERYLPLLRRV, encoded by the coding sequence TTGAATCAGGCCACAGCACAGGGAAAGCAGGCCCCGGGCCTGACAGCCGTCGAACTGATCCCGCGTGATGCACAGACCCTGCTGCGCGATGCCAGGGATGTCAGCCAGCTGTTCCCCGATGCGCGGATCATCAACATTCCCGACCTGCTGCGCTTCCCCCTGCGCAGCTGGGAGGCGGCGCGCCTGCTTCGCCCCGTCTTCCGGCGCGTGATCCCGCATGTCCGGGCAATTGATATCGGCCCCGACATGCCCCTGCCGGGCGCGGATGACCCGGATCTGCACGAAGTGCTGGTGGTGCGGGGCGATCCGCCAACGGATCTGCGGCACCGCACCTATCCCAATACCAGTGAAAGCGTGATCGCGCGTTACCGGCGCGAGGCGCCGCATCTGCGCGTCTATGCCGCATTCGATCCCTACCGTCGTGCGCCGTATGAGGAAATGCAGGCCGTTGCCCGCAAGAAGGAAGCAGGCGCCGCAGGCTTCTTTACCCAGCCGGTGTTCGACATGCGCATGCTCGACCTGTGCATGAACTGGCTGGAGGGGGAAGACGTGTTCTGGGGTATCTCCCCCGTTATCGGACCAAAGTCACGTTCGTACTGGGAGACGACGAACCATATCCTCTTCCCCAATGATTTCGAACCCACGCTCGAGGCCAATGTCGCATTCGCACGCCAGATGCTGGATACGGTGGCGCGGGCGGGGGGCAATACCTACATCATGCCGCTGCGGATCAATCTGGAGCGCTATCTGCCCCTGCTGCGCCGGGTATAA
- a CDS encoding DNA translocase FtsK: protein MAIFSRFVPDSLSSGPVRSRLRERLAEAGGLGLWIVALCLAIALWSYDPRDPSANTASSQPPDNLLGRPGAYMADLMLQDFGVVGMLAIFCLLAWGWRLVRHHGLASALLRGIALICGLPVIAADIAALPLLLPGLHAPLWPTDAGVGGAVGLSVAHMSIQAATVFLGRWGPLLVWSLGLVLGGLLLLLAMALSLAEWKAIGRGIRFVLRQPMVLVAWLRRMKDRTPPPGDESDRATYPIRRPGSAVAATDGAATATVDDTSFLRTVLSERATAAATPGTAMTPVAASPTTKAVAAPEGKAMTVARMDETQPPALVGHKAESGRPAQVSLQTSWMHPPGMDEDVAPPLLMGGPAPKPASDRAPWHEEPVAAETKPFIMTPDDEDDLPAVPAEPARSGFLSRIFSGGSRAGEAPRPEPDEYSPPSMPPVVEESYTPPPQPEWQFPPLSLLKPPPSDAATKPTEELLQANATHLVTVLSEYGVQGEIVAYHAGPVVTLYELQPAPGIRAARVIGLADDVARSLSVLSVRIATVPGRNVIGIEVPNARRETVYFSELLGDPQWAHSRNRLNLALGKDIAGESVYSDLGAMPHLLIAGTTGSGKSVGVNSMILSLLYRLSPEQCRLILIDPKILELSIYEGIPHLMTPVVTEPAKAVAALKWAVREMDRRYRAMAHLQVRNIASYNDRVAEARARGEIVTRRVQTGYDPETGKPTFEEQQLALDSLPYLVIVVDEMADLMIVAGKEIEALLQRLAQKARAAGIHLILATQRPSVDVITGTIKANFPTRISFQVISKFDSRTILGEQGAEQLLGRGDMLFMQAGGRITRVHGPFVDDSEVEAVVAFLRTQGEPIYDDDVISPQEEDSSGKPFSAPAGGAEEDGLFAQAVEVVAREGKASTSFIQRHLSIGYNRAAKIIEQMEKEGLVSEANHVGRREVLMRRTTEDE from the coding sequence TTGGCGATCTTCAGCCGTTTTGTCCCTGACTCGCTCTCTTCTGGCCCGGTGCGTTCGCGCCTGCGTGAACGGCTGGCGGAAGCCGGGGGGCTGGGGCTGTGGATCGTGGCGCTGTGTCTTGCCATAGCATTATGGAGCTATGACCCGCGCGACCCATCGGCCAATACCGCCAGCAGCCAGCCGCCGGACAACCTGCTGGGCAGGCCGGGTGCGTACATGGCCGACCTCATGCTCCAGGATTTTGGAGTCGTGGGCATGCTGGCCATTTTCTGCCTGCTGGCATGGGGCTGGCGGCTGGTCCGTCACCACGGGCTGGCATCGGCCCTGCTGCGGGGCATAGCCCTGATATGCGGCCTGCCGGTCATTGCGGCGGATATCGCGGCGCTGCCGCTGCTGCTGCCCGGCCTGCATGCACCCCTGTGGCCAACGGATGCCGGGGTGGGGGGCGCGGTCGGCCTGTCTGTAGCCCATATGTCCATTCAGGCGGCGACCGTGTTCCTGGGGCGCTGGGGGCCGCTGCTGGTCTGGTCGCTGGGGCTGGTGCTTGGCGGGCTGCTGCTGCTGCTGGCCATGGCGCTGTCCCTGGCGGAATGGAAGGCCATTGGCCGGGGCATACGCTTCGTCCTGCGCCAGCCCATGGTGCTGGTGGCATGGCTACGGCGCATGAAGGACCGCACCCCCCCGCCAGGGGACGAGTCAGACAGGGCCACCTATCCCATCCGCAGGCCGGGGTCCGCGGTGGCCGCCACGGATGGAGCCGCCACCGCGACGGTGGATGACACATCGTTCCTCCGCACCGTCCTGAGCGAACGGGCGACGGCTGCCGCCACGCCCGGTACGGCCATGACGCCGGTGGCGGCCAGCCCGACCACAAAGGCCGTGGCCGCGCCGGAGGGCAAGGCCATGACCGTTGCCCGCATGGATGAGACGCAGCCCCCGGCCCTGGTGGGCCACAAGGCGGAGTCCGGCAGGCCCGCGCAGGTTTCGCTCCAGACAAGCTGGATGCACCCGCCGGGCATGGATGAAGACGTGGCGCCGCCGCTGCTCATGGGCGGGCCCGCGCCCAAGCCCGCTTCGGACCGCGCGCCGTGGCATGAAGAGCCGGTCGCGGCCGAGACGAAACCCTTCATCATGACCCCGGACGATGAGGATGACCTGCCGGCTGTGCCTGCCGAGCCCGCGCGCTCAGGCTTTCTGTCGCGCATCTTCTCGGGCGGCAGCCGGGCTGGGGAAGCCCCCCGGCCCGAGCCGGATGAGTACAGTCCCCCGTCAATGCCCCCCGTCGTGGAGGAAAGCTACACCCCGCCGCCCCAGCCGGAATGGCAGTTCCCGCCGCTGTCGCTGCTCAAGCCGCCGCCGTCCGATGCCGCGACCAAACCGACCGAGGAACTGCTCCAGGCCAACGCCACCCATCTTGTCACCGTGCTGTCCGAATATGGCGTGCAGGGGGAGATCGTGGCCTATCATGCCGGCCCGGTTGTCACCCTGTATGAACTGCAGCCCGCACCCGGCATCCGCGCCGCCCGTGTGATCGGCCTGGCTGATGACGTGGCGCGCTCGCTCTCGGTGCTCAGCGTGCGCATCGCCACCGTGCCGGGGCGCAACGTGATCGGGATCGAGGTACCCAATGCGCGGCGGGAGACGGTCTATTTCTCCGAACTGCTGGGCGACCCGCAATGGGCGCATTCGCGCAACCGGCTCAATCTGGCGCTGGGCAAGGATATCGCAGGCGAATCGGTCTACAGCGACCTTGGCGCCATGCCGCACCTGCTGATCGCGGGCACCACCGGGTCGGGCAAGTCGGTGGGCGTGAACTCCATGATCCTGTCGCTGCTCTACCGCCTCTCGCCCGAGCAGTGCCGCCTGATCCTGATTGACCCCAAGATTCTCGAGCTTTCGATCTACGAGGGCATTCCCCATCTCATGACCCCGGTCGTAACCGAACCGGCCAAGGCGGTCGCCGCCCTGAAATGGGCGGTGCGCGAGATGGATCGCCGGTACCGCGCCATGGCGCACCTGCAGGTGCGCAACATCGCCAGTTACAATGATCGTGTGGCCGAAGCGCGCGCACGTGGCGAGATCGTGACCCGCCGCGTGCAGACCGGCTACGACCCCGAAACCGGCAAGCCCACGTTCGAGGAACAGCAGCTTGCCCTCGATTCCCTGCCATATCTCGTCATCGTGGTGGACGAGATGGCCGATCTCATGATCGTGGCGGGCAAGGAGATCGAAGCCCTGCTGCAGCGCCTGGCGCAGAAGGCGCGTGCTGCGGGCATTCACCTGATCCTGGCCACCCAGCGGCCATCGGTGGATGTGATTACCGGCACCATCAAGGCGAACTTTCCCACCCGTATCTCCTTTCAGGTCATCAGCAAGTTCGACAGCCGCACCATCCTGGGCGAGCAGGGGGCCGAACAGTTGCTGGGGCGGGGTGACATGCTGTTCATGCAGGCCGGTGGCCGGATCACGCGCGTGCACGGGCCCTTCGTCGATGACAGCGAGGTCGAGGCTGTCGTCGCCTTCCTGCGCACGCAGGGGGAGCCGATCTATGATGATGATGTCATCTCCCCGCAGGAGGAGGACAGTTCCGGCAAGCCCTTCTCCGCCCCTGCCGGGGGGGCGGAGGAAGATGGCCTGTTCGCCCAGGCGGTGGAGGTCGTGGCGCGGGAAGGCAAGGCGTCGACTTCCTTCATCCAGCGTCATCTCTCGATCGGGTACAACCGTGCCGCCAAGATCATCGAACAGATGGAAAAGGAAGGTCTCGTCAGCGAGGCCAATCATGTCGGGCGGCGTGAAGTGCTCATGCGCCGCACCACGGAAGACGAATGA
- a CDS encoding RluA family pseudouridine synthase — protein MTRPAPPRGSLPSSTPLPCAVLYRDSRFVVLDKPPGLPVHPSRAGGPSVEDWFPLLSRHRTGPWLVHRLDQDTAGCLVVALRKHALVAAQECFAAGRVRKTYWAIVHGVPAGPSGVVDAPLARVEQGRQWHMQVVAEGRGQPARTRWRTMATGRDGAGAPVSWLELVLETGRTHQARVHCAALGCPIVGDGRYGARDAGALHLMSRSIHLPLDVPVNAMAMPPAHMARLMAQAGWTLPPGNVEKEATRCLPTH, from the coding sequence ATGACCCGTCCCGCCCCGCCGCGTGGGTCATTACCCTCTTCCACCCCCCTGCCATGTGCGGTCCTGTACCGTGACAGCAGGTTTGTCGTGCTGGACAAGCCGCCCGGCCTGCCGGTGCATCCGTCGCGTGCGGGTGGCCCCAGTGTCGAGGACTGGTTTCCCCTGCTTTCGCGCCACCGCACCGGGCCATGGCTGGTCCACCGGCTGGATCAGGACACGGCGGGCTGCCTTGTGGTGGCGCTGCGCAAGCATGCCCTTGTCGCGGCACAGGAATGCTTTGCGGCAGGGCGGGTACGCAAGACGTACTGGGCCATCGTGCACGGTGTACCGGCCGGTCCGTCCGGCGTGGTGGACGCCCCGCTTGCGCGCGTGGAGCAGGGCCGCCAGTGGCACATGCAGGTCGTGGCCGAAGGTCGTGGCCAGCCCGCCCGCACGCGCTGGCGGACCATGGCGACGGGGCGGGACGGGGCGGGCGCGCCGGTCAGCTGGCTGGAACTGGTGCTGGAAACCGGGCGCACGCATCAGGCCCGCGTGCATTGCGCGGCGCTGGGCTGCCCCATAGTGGGGGACGGGCGCTATGGCGCGCGGGACGCGGGGGCGCTACATCTCATGAGCCGGAGCATCCACCTGCCGCTGGACGTTCCCGTGAATGCCATGGCCATGCCGCCTGCGCATATGGCCCGTCTCATGGCGCAGGCTGGCTGGACCCTCCCGCCTGGCAACGTGGAAAAGGAAGCAACACGGTGTTTGCCCACACATTGA
- a CDS encoding nucleoside deaminase — protein MDMTGSRARPGDFMDIAMEEARAAAARGEVPVGAALSGPDGRLLARAGNRVEEWHDPSAHAEMQVMRDATSLRGGARLADCTLYVTLEPCPMCAAAAIHFRVGRIVFGAYDPKGGGVEHGPRLFAQPRCLHRPETVGGVREREAGALMRDFFRHLRA, from the coding sequence ATGGACATGACAGGTTCACGTGCCCGCCCCGGTGATTTCATGGATATCGCGATGGAGGAAGCCCGCGCGGCGGCGGCACGGGGCGAGGTGCCGGTGGGTGCCGCCCTGTCAGGGCCGGACGGGCGGCTGCTGGCGCGCGCGGGCAATCGGGTGGAGGAATGGCATGATCCCTCCGCCCATGCGGAAATGCAGGTCATGCGGGATGCGACCAGCCTGCGTGGGGGCGCGCGGCTGGCGGACTGCACGCTGTATGTTACCCTTGAGCCCTGTCCGATGTGTGCCGCGGCGGCCATACATTTCCGCGTGGGGCGGATCGTGTTCGGGGCGTATGACCCCAAGGGCGGCGGGGTGGAGCACGGGCCGCGCCTGTTCGCGCAGCCGCGCTGCCTGCACCGGCCCGAAACGGTGGGCGGCGTGCGTGAGCGTGAGGCAGGCGCCCTGATGCGGGATTTCTTCCGCCACCTGCGCGCCTAA